A part of Microbacterium atlanticum genomic DNA contains:
- a CDS encoding IclR family transcriptional regulator, with protein MANSPSGDSMTDRIVRVLETFTAERSMQSAAEIGRRAGLPSSTAHRIVDELVAAGLLERDEDRRVHLGMRLWELALRGSTALRLRQAALPHMEHVQAEIREHTQLAVLEQDEALFLERLSHPDAGANITRIAGRLPLHASSSGLVLLAHAPAALRERVLAGPLRALAPETVTDAARLRRLLTEVRRTGVVVAPGSIEAVSTGVAVPIRDAGEVVAALSVVLPRETPPDPAIAALRAAAAGIEADLRADRR; from the coding sequence ATGGCGAACTCGCCCTCCGGCGACTCGATGACCGACCGCATCGTGCGCGTGCTCGAGACCTTCACGGCCGAGCGTTCCATGCAGTCGGCCGCCGAGATCGGGCGGCGCGCCGGGCTGCCCTCCTCCACGGCGCACCGCATCGTCGACGAGCTCGTCGCGGCAGGCCTCCTCGAGCGCGACGAGGACCGCCGCGTGCACCTCGGCATGCGGCTGTGGGAACTGGCCCTCCGCGGCTCCACGGCGCTCCGCCTCCGCCAGGCCGCTCTGCCCCATATGGAGCACGTGCAGGCAGAGATCCGCGAGCACACCCAGCTCGCCGTGCTCGAGCAGGACGAAGCCCTCTTCCTCGAGCGCCTCTCGCACCCCGACGCCGGCGCCAACATCACCCGCATCGCCGGACGCCTCCCCCTCCACGCCTCGTCGTCCGGCTTGGTGCTGCTCGCACACGCGCCGGCCGCCCTGCGCGAGCGAGTGCTCGCCGGCCCGCTGCGCGCCCTTGCCCCCGAGACGGTGACGGATGCCGCGCGCCTGCGCCGCCTCCTCACCGAGGTGCGCCGCACCGGCGTGGTGGTGGCACCCGGATCGATCGAGGCCGTGTCGACCGGCGTCGCGGTGCCGATCCGCGACGCGGGCGAGGTCGTGGCGGCGCTGTCTGTCGTCCTCCCACGCGAGACCCCGCCGGATCCCGCGATCGCGGCGCTCCGCGCCGCGGCCGCCGGCATCGAGGCCGACCTTCGCGCCGACCGCCGCTGA
- a CDS encoding MarR family winged helix-turn-helix transcriptional regulator — MPKSADAVAPPGLRASALADDVSFLLARANAIALAAGNAALAAHGLKARSYSVLVLASGDARPSQRDLAEFLRLDPSQVVSLVDELQSRHLVERQPDPSDRRANVVVATDAGRELVAAAREAARLAEERVHAELSADEREVLTDLLRRLAFPED, encoded by the coding sequence ATGCCGAAATCCGCCGACGCCGTCGCCCCGCCGGGCCTGCGCGCCTCGGCGCTCGCAGACGACGTGAGCTTCCTGCTCGCCCGCGCGAACGCGATCGCGCTCGCCGCCGGCAACGCGGCGCTCGCGGCGCACGGACTGAAGGCGCGGTCGTATTCGGTGCTCGTTCTGGCCTCGGGCGATGCCCGGCCGTCGCAGCGGGACCTCGCCGAGTTCCTCCGCCTCGACCCCAGTCAGGTGGTCAGCCTCGTCGACGAGCTGCAGTCGCGGCACCTCGTCGAGCGGCAGCCCGACCCGTCGGACCGGCGTGCGAACGTGGTCGTCGCGACCGACGCCGGGCGCGAGCTCGTCGCCGCCGCGCGCGAGGCGGCGCGCCTGGCCGAGGAGCGCGTGCACGCGGAGCTCTCGGCGGACGAGCGCGAGGTTCTCACCGACCTCCTGCGCCGCCTGGCCTTCCCCGAGGACTGA
- the pcaG gene encoding protocatechuate 3,4-dioxygenase subunit alpha: protein MAARTKRDLGPATHEPTGGQTVGPFFAFGLDYPKKHEVVFPHSPGAIVLGGTVFDGAGNPIPDAVVEIWSADENGRIPRAHGAFRRDDHSFTGFGRAATTDVGRYEFWTRNPGSVDGGAPFYSVIVFARGLPDKLVTRIYLPEHDDLLAADPLLSSLDEDERATLVATRLPDGNLHHDIHLQGEKETVFLAF from the coding sequence ATGGCCGCCCGCACCAAGCGCGACCTGGGACCAGCGACCCACGAGCCCACCGGCGGCCAGACCGTCGGCCCGTTCTTCGCGTTCGGCCTGGACTACCCCAAGAAGCACGAGGTCGTCTTCCCGCACAGCCCCGGGGCGATCGTGCTCGGCGGCACGGTGTTCGACGGAGCCGGAAACCCGATCCCCGACGCGGTCGTCGAGATCTGGAGCGCCGACGAGAACGGCCGGATTCCGCGGGCGCACGGAGCCTTCCGTCGCGACGACCACTCCTTCACCGGCTTCGGCCGGGCAGCGACCACGGACGTCGGCAGGTACGAGTTCTGGACGCGCAACCCCGGTTCCGTCGACGGCGGCGCGCCGTTCTACTCGGTGATCGTCTTCGCGCGCGGCCTTCCCGACAAGCTCGTCACGCGGATCTACCTGCCCGAGCACGACGACCTCCTCGCCGCCGATCCGCTGCTGTCCTCGCTCGACGAGGACGAGCGCGCTACGCTCGTCGCGACGCGCCTGCCGGACGGCAACCTGCACCACGACATCCACCTGCAGGGCGAGAAGGAGACCGTGTTCCTTGCCTTCTGA
- a CDS encoding SDR family NAD(P)-dependent oxidoreductase: MALDGTTSGDTARPLDGKVAIVTGSGRGLGLAYAQELARRGAAVVVNDVDEATAAEAVASIEAEGGRAAAVVAPVGPTETAKQLVRTAVDTFGRLDILVTNAGVLRDTVLWKMSDDDFDTVINVHLRGTFTCVREAATWMRENEVAGRIIAIGSPTGQRGNFGQTNYAAAKAGIVGMVRTWALELKRAGITANAVIPVAATAMTATVPYFAAAVEAEAAGEPMPAFFRHDLGFGTSEDVAGLIAFLASDAAAGVTGQAIGIGGDRLQLWSHPEAVATAYHDGGWSYDDLASGFGDAIGDLQTVGEKFPPLPEDLQRS, from the coding sequence ATGGCACTCGACGGCACCACGAGCGGCGACACCGCCCGCCCCCTCGACGGCAAGGTCGCGATCGTCACCGGCTCGGGCCGGGGCCTCGGCCTCGCCTACGCGCAGGAGCTCGCCCGGCGCGGCGCGGCGGTCGTCGTCAACGACGTCGACGAGGCCACCGCGGCCGAGGCGGTCGCCAGCATCGAGGCCGAGGGCGGACGCGCCGCCGCAGTGGTCGCCCCCGTCGGCCCCACCGAGACTGCGAAGCAGCTGGTGCGGACCGCCGTCGACACCTTCGGCCGGCTCGACATCCTCGTCACCAACGCCGGCGTGCTGCGCGACACCGTGCTGTGGAAGATGAGCGACGACGACTTCGACACCGTCATCAACGTGCACCTGCGCGGCACCTTCACGTGCGTGCGCGAGGCCGCCACCTGGATGCGCGAGAACGAGGTCGCCGGCCGCATCATCGCCATCGGGTCGCCGACCGGCCAGCGCGGCAACTTCGGCCAGACAAACTACGCCGCCGCGAAGGCCGGCATCGTCGGCATGGTGCGCACCTGGGCCCTCGAGCTCAAGCGCGCGGGCATCACTGCCAACGCCGTCATCCCGGTGGCTGCGACCGCGATGACCGCGACCGTCCCCTACTTCGCCGCCGCGGTCGAGGCCGAGGCCGCGGGCGAGCCGATGCCCGCATTCTTCCGCCACGACCTCGGATTCGGCACGTCGGAGGACGTCGCGGGGCTCATCGCGTTCCTGGCGTCGGATGCCGCAGCCGGCGTCACCGGTCAGGCCATCGGCATCGGCGGCGACAGGCTGCAGCTGTGGTCGCACCCCGAGGCTGTCGCGACCGCGTACCACGACGGCGGCTGGTCGTACGACGACCTGGCCTCGGGCTTCGGCGACGCGATCGGCGACCTGCAGACGGTCGGTGAGAAGTTCCCGCCGCTTCCCGAAGACCTCCAGCGGTCATGA
- the pcaH gene encoding protocatechuate 3,4-dioxygenase subunit beta: protein MSATQPDPRGEEAFSSSVVLEQTAAAPESLLASPDQLTQNEITQEIVDYHAAAARREAAGEKLNISLHDFPPYRSSLLRHPTKNPKLVDPETIELWSPAFGQRDVAAIESDLTLQHIGEPQGERMTVEGRLLDSWGRPVANQLVEIWQANAAGRYIHQRDQHPAPLDPNFTGAGRTVTDDDGYYKFTTIKPGAYPWKNHVNAWRPAHIHFSIFGSGFTQRLVTQMYFPGDPLFPLDPIYNTIWRQKDRDRLIGQYDHDLSVPEFSMGYRFDIVVDGPDATWFEPEEGEH from the coding sequence ATGAGTGCGACGCAGCCCGATCCCCGGGGCGAGGAGGCGTTCTCGTCGTCGGTGGTGCTCGAGCAGACGGCGGCAGCGCCCGAGTCGCTGCTGGCCTCGCCCGACCAGCTGACGCAGAACGAGATCACGCAGGAGATCGTCGACTACCACGCCGCCGCCGCGCGGCGCGAGGCGGCGGGCGAGAAGCTGAACATCAGCCTCCACGACTTCCCGCCGTACCGGTCGAGCCTGCTGCGGCATCCGACCAAGAACCCGAAGCTCGTCGACCCCGAGACCATCGAGCTGTGGTCGCCCGCCTTCGGGCAGCGCGACGTCGCCGCGATCGAATCCGACCTGACGCTGCAGCACATCGGCGAGCCGCAGGGCGAGCGCATGACCGTCGAGGGGCGCCTCCTGGACTCGTGGGGCAGGCCCGTCGCGAACCAGCTCGTCGAGATCTGGCAGGCCAACGCCGCCGGCCGCTACATCCACCAGCGCGATCAGCACCCCGCGCCACTCGACCCGAACTTCACCGGGGCGGGCCGCACCGTCACCGACGACGACGGCTACTACAAGTTCACGACGATCAAGCCCGGCGCCTATCCGTGGAAGAACCACGTCAACGCGTGGCGCCCGGCCCACATCCACTTCTCGATCTTCGGCTCGGGCTTCACGCAGCGCCTGGTGACGCAGATGTACTTCCCGGGCGACCCGCTGTTCCCGCTCGACCCGATCTACAACACGATCTGGCGTCAGAAGGACCGCGATCGCCTGATCGGCCAGTACGACCACGACCTGTCGGTGCCCGAGTTCTCGATGGGCTACCGCTTCGACATCGTTGTCGACGGCCCGGATGCGACCTGGTTTGAGCCCGAAGAAGGAGAGCACTGA
- a CDS encoding alpha/beta fold hydrolase, producing MTVPAIALASPVGPDDAPTLVLGPSLGTSALLWDRVLPALAERYRVIAWDLPGHGAAPPAAAPFTIADLADAVADAVEGEFRYAGVSLGGCVGLELLLRHPDRVRAAAIVCSGAAIGEASAWHERAAQVRAQSTSSLIIGSAQRWFAPGSVERDPDITGRLLHALQDADDESYALCCEALAGFDVRDRLGEIATPVLAVWGDHDGVTPEASAREIADGVQRGRATGIADASHLPPADAPAATADALLGFFDAVSAEQGA from the coding sequence GTGACCGTCCCCGCCATCGCGCTCGCCTCGCCCGTCGGTCCCGACGACGCCCCGACGCTGGTCCTCGGCCCCTCGCTGGGCACCTCGGCGCTGCTGTGGGACCGCGTGCTCCCGGCTCTGGCCGAGCGCTACCGCGTCATCGCGTGGGACCTGCCCGGTCACGGGGCCGCACCGCCCGCCGCGGCGCCGTTCACGATCGCCGACCTCGCCGACGCCGTGGCCGATGCGGTCGAGGGCGAGTTCCGCTACGCCGGGGTGTCGCTCGGCGGATGCGTCGGGCTCGAGCTGCTGCTCCGTCACCCCGACCGGGTGCGCGCGGCCGCGATCGTCTGCTCGGGCGCCGCGATCGGCGAGGCCTCCGCCTGGCACGAGCGCGCCGCGCAGGTCCGCGCGCAGAGCACGTCGAGCCTCATCATCGGCTCGGCGCAGCGCTGGTTCGCGCCCGGCTCCGTCGAGCGCGATCCCGACATCACCGGGCGCCTGCTCCACGCGCTCCAGGACGCCGACGACGAGAGCTACGCGCTGTGCTGCGAGGCGCTCGCCGGCTTCGACGTGCGTGACCGGCTCGGTGAGATCGCCACGCCGGTGCTGGCGGTGTGGGGCGATCACGACGGCGTCACGCCCGAGGCATCCGCTCGCGAGATCGCCGACGGCGTGCAGCGCGGCCGGGCGACCGGGATCGCGGATGCCTCGCACCTGCCGCCCGCGGACGCCCCGGCCGCGACGGCCGACGCCCTGCTCGGGTTCTTCGACGCCGTCTCCGCGGAGCAGGGCGCATGA
- a CDS encoding 4-hydroxybenzoate 3-monooxygenase: protein MTTISTRVAIVGAGPAGLLLSHLLGIAGIESIVIDQRSREEIETTIRAGILEQGTVEILDASGASSRVRSVGNRHDGIELRFSGAGHRIDFADLVGRGVWLYPQHEVLKDLIAARLDKGQDLRFGVTAVRVEDAASDRPRLIATDADGAPLEIEADFVVGSDGSRSVVREAVTGSSTGGYFREYPFAWFGILCEAPPSAEELIYSNSPDGFALISQRSATVQRMYFQCDPDADPNALSEEQLWEELQKRVPGTTLQEGPIFQRDVLRFRSFVAHELLRGRVALIGDAAHTVPPTGAKGMNLAVADVVVLERALRALLLENDDRLIQAFPQKALHRIWKAQHFSWWMTNMLHVAPEASDFDRLRQLGELQSVVESEAGRRFLAEAYTGWPLEGLA, encoded by the coding sequence ATGACCACCATCAGCACCCGCGTCGCGATCGTCGGCGCCGGACCCGCCGGGCTCCTCCTGTCGCACCTGCTCGGCATCGCCGGCATCGAGTCGATCGTCATCGACCAGCGCTCGCGGGAGGAGATCGAGACCACCATCCGCGCCGGCATCCTCGAGCAGGGGACGGTCGAGATCCTCGACGCCTCCGGCGCGTCGAGCCGCGTCCGATCCGTCGGCAACCGTCACGACGGCATCGAGCTGCGCTTCTCGGGCGCCGGGCACCGCATCGACTTCGCCGACCTCGTCGGCCGCGGCGTCTGGCTCTACCCGCAGCACGAGGTCCTCAAGGACCTGATCGCCGCGCGCCTCGACAAGGGCCAGGACCTCCGCTTCGGGGTGACGGCGGTGCGCGTCGAGGATGCGGCATCCGATCGCCCTCGCCTCATCGCGACCGACGCCGACGGCGCACCGCTCGAGATCGAGGCGGACTTCGTCGTCGGCTCCGACGGGTCGCGCAGCGTCGTGCGCGAGGCGGTGACCGGCTCGTCGACGGGCGGGTACTTCCGCGAGTACCCGTTCGCGTGGTTCGGCATCCTCTGCGAGGCGCCGCCGAGCGCCGAGGAGCTGATCTACAGCAACTCCCCCGACGGCTTCGCGCTCATCAGCCAGCGCAGCGCGACCGTGCAGCGCATGTACTTCCAGTGCGACCCGGATGCCGACCCCAACGCCCTCAGCGAGGAGCAGCTGTGGGAGGAGCTGCAGAAGCGTGTGCCCGGCACGACCCTCCAGGAGGGTCCGATCTTCCAGCGCGATGTGCTGCGCTTCCGCAGCTTCGTGGCGCACGAGCTGCTGCGCGGCCGGGTCGCCCTCATCGGCGACGCCGCCCACACGGTGCCGCCGACGGGCGCGAAGGGCATGAACCTCGCCGTCGCGGACGTCGTCGTGCTCGAGCGTGCCCTGCGCGCGCTGCTGCTCGAGAACGACGACCGGCTCATCCAGGCATTCCCGCAGAAGGCCCTGCACCGCATCTGGAAGGCCCAGCACTTCTCGTGGTGGATGACCAACATGCTCCACGTCGCCCCCGAGGCGTCGGACTTCGACCGCCTGCGCCAGCTCGGCGAGCTGCAGTCCGTCGTCGAGTCCGAGGCCGGTCGGCGCTTCCTCGCCGAGGCGTACACCGGCTGGCCGCTGGAGGGCCTGGCCTGA
- a CDS encoding IclR family transcriptional regulator, giving the protein MGDGEGVLERTLRVLGCFSDDEPALTAVELGARTGLASSTLHRLLAALVAQGLLARGPGHTYAVGSRLWELGELSPLSLRLRETALPHMVRLYEATGENVHLAVLDGATPETTSALYVGRLTGRQSIPTLSRMGGRGPLHVTGVGKALLSTRDEAWLERYFRAPLERETVHSITTEAGLRADIARARALGYATTREEMTLGNVSVAAALPRVEGLPPIALGLVVHLERADERRLGPLVVQSAKELHHDLRAT; this is encoded by the coding sequence ATGGGCGACGGCGAAGGGGTGCTCGAGCGCACGCTGCGGGTGCTCGGCTGCTTCTCGGACGACGAGCCGGCGCTCACGGCGGTGGAGCTGGGCGCGCGCACCGGCCTCGCCTCATCGACCCTCCACCGGCTGCTGGCGGCGCTCGTCGCCCAGGGGCTCCTCGCCCGCGGCCCCGGCCACACGTACGCCGTCGGGTCGCGGCTGTGGGAGCTCGGCGAGCTCTCACCGCTGTCGCTGCGGCTGCGCGAGACGGCGCTGCCGCACATGGTGCGGCTGTACGAGGCGACGGGCGAGAACGTGCACCTCGCCGTGCTCGACGGCGCCACCCCCGAGACGACCAGCGCGCTGTACGTCGGGCGACTCACCGGCCGCCAGTCCATCCCGACCCTCAGCCGCATGGGCGGGCGGGGTCCCCTGCACGTCACCGGTGTCGGCAAGGCGCTGCTGTCCACTCGCGACGAGGCGTGGCTGGAGCGGTACTTCCGGGCGCCGCTCGAGCGCGAGACGGTGCACTCCATCACCACCGAGGCCGGGCTCCGCGCCGACATCGCCCGCGCGAGAGCCCTCGGATACGCGACGACCCGCGAGGAGATGACCCTCGGCAACGTCTCGGTCGCCGCCGCGCTGCCGCGCGTGGAGGGGCTTCCTCCGATCGCGCTCGGCCTCGTCGTGCACCTCGAGCGCGCCGACGAGCGTCGCCTCGGGCCCCTGGTCGTGCAGTCGGCGAAGGAGCTCCACCACGACCTCCGCGCGACCTGA
- the pcaC gene encoding 4-carboxymuconolactone decarboxylase gives MSRPDGAGLSDEQRYDQGMVVRREVLSDAHVDRAIAGTDPLTADFQDFITRVAWGDIWSRPGLDRRSRSVAVLTALIALGHEEELAMHLRAARRNGLTVDEIKEVILQAGLYCGVPAANTAFRIAKGVFADES, from the coding sequence ATGAGCCGCCCCGACGGTGCGGGGCTCAGCGACGAGCAGCGCTACGACCAGGGGATGGTCGTGCGCCGCGAGGTGCTCTCGGACGCGCACGTCGACCGGGCGATCGCCGGCACCGACCCGCTGACGGCGGACTTCCAGGACTTCATCACGCGCGTCGCGTGGGGCGACATCTGGTCGCGCCCCGGGCTGGACCGCCGGTCGCGATCGGTCGCGGTGCTGACGGCCCTCATCGCCCTGGGCCACGAGGAGGAGCTTGCGATGCACCTGCGCGCCGCGCGACGCAATGGGCTGACCGTCGACGAGATCAAGGAAGTGATCCTGCAGGCCGGTCTCTACTGCGGCGTCCCGGCCGCGAACACCGCCTTCCGCATCGCGAAGGGCGTGTTCGCCGACGAGTCCTGA
- a CDS encoding lyase family protein, with the protein MPSDRDRPPLDTTFVEGGLLSPVTVGHDGTVTDAAFLDALVTAEVALARAWAEAGVAPAEAVDEIETEFGWQGGLRGCRDHGVDGAALAAAAVAGGNPVIPLVGALRERVGADARAWVHRGATSQDILDTALMLVARTATSRIIASLAHAEVSLRSLARSRRDEVAAARTLTQHAVPTTVGLRAAGWLRGVARAKERLEEAQHGLPAQLGGAAGTLASFVEIGGADAAAALPSAYARELGLAAPEAPWHTARWPVTELGDALVQAIDAVGKIAGDVATLSRSEIGELAEGAGGGSSAMPQKRNPAASVLIRSAALRAPQLGATLHVASALAVDERPDGAWHAEWPTLRELLGLALGATAHAATLAAGLHVDTDAVARNLAAGGGLILAERLSLVLGPELGPREVSRLVVDAAAGGDLAAALAALPGVGALAADRGRSIEAFVADLLDPARYTGLAARLVDEAVTPQEAQ; encoded by the coding sequence TTGCCTTCTGACCGTGACCGGCCCCCGCTCGACACGACATTCGTCGAGGGGGGCCTGCTCTCGCCGGTGACCGTCGGTCACGACGGGACGGTGACGGATGCCGCGTTCCTTGACGCGCTCGTGACGGCCGAGGTGGCGCTCGCCCGCGCGTGGGCCGAGGCGGGCGTGGCCCCGGCCGAGGCCGTGGACGAGATCGAGACCGAGTTCGGCTGGCAGGGCGGGCTCCGCGGATGCCGCGACCACGGCGTCGACGGCGCGGCGCTGGCCGCGGCCGCGGTCGCCGGCGGCAACCCGGTGATCCCGCTCGTCGGCGCGCTGCGGGAACGCGTCGGCGCGGACGCGCGGGCGTGGGTCCACCGCGGCGCGACCAGCCAGGACATCCTCGACACAGCGCTGATGCTCGTCGCCCGGACAGCCACCAGCAGGATCATCGCCTCCCTCGCGCACGCCGAGGTCTCGCTGCGATCGCTGGCCCGCTCGCGCCGCGACGAGGTGGCCGCGGCGCGCACGCTCACCCAGCACGCCGTGCCGACCACGGTCGGGCTGCGCGCGGCCGGCTGGCTGCGAGGCGTCGCCCGAGCGAAGGAGCGCCTCGAAGAGGCCCAGCACGGCCTGCCCGCGCAGCTCGGCGGGGCGGCCGGCACGCTCGCCTCGTTCGTCGAGATCGGCGGAGCGGATGCCGCCGCCGCCCTGCCGTCCGCCTATGCCCGCGAGCTCGGGCTCGCCGCTCCCGAGGCGCCCTGGCACACCGCGCGGTGGCCCGTGACAGAGCTCGGCGACGCCCTCGTTCAGGCGATCGACGCGGTGGGGAAGATCGCCGGCGACGTCGCGACCCTCAGCCGCAGCGAGATCGGCGAGCTCGCCGAGGGCGCGGGCGGCGGATCGTCGGCGATGCCGCAGAAGCGCAACCCCGCGGCATCCGTCCTCATCCGCTCCGCCGCGCTGCGCGCGCCGCAGCTCGGCGCGACCCTGCACGTGGCGTCGGCGCTCGCCGTCGACGAGCGCCCGGACGGTGCCTGGCACGCGGAATGGCCGACCCTCCGCGAGCTGCTCGGCCTCGCCCTCGGGGCGACCGCGCACGCGGCGACCCTCGCGGCCGGCCTGCACGTCGACACCGACGCCGTGGCCCGCAACCTGGCCGCGGGCGGCGGGCTCATCCTCGCGGAGCGGCTCTCGCTCGTGCTCGGACCCGAGCTCGGCCCGCGCGAGGTCTCGCGGCTCGTCGTCGACGCCGCCGCCGGCGGCGACCTCGCCGCGGCGCTCGCGGCGCTCCCCGGAGTCGGCGCGCTCGCCGCCGACCGCGGCCGGAGCATCGAGGCCTTCGTCGCCGACCTGCTCGACCCCGCCCGGTACACCGGCCTCGCCGCCCGCCTCGTCGACGAGGCCGTCACCCCCCAGGAGGCACAGTGA
- a CDS encoding MarR family winged helix-turn-helix transcriptional regulator — MTAAHAPRLLYQVKQVELAVRGRLDDVVRPRGITVTQYTALTVLEQHPGMSSAQLARHAFVSAQAMEGVVRALLDAGLIERVRDPENRRRMAISLTPEGIALLEACRDDVDRIEAEAFAGLSGVERTALGRWLQEARRALEHPAPPVD, encoded by the coding sequence ATGACGGCCGCGCACGCACCCCGGCTCCTCTACCAGGTGAAGCAGGTGGAGCTCGCCGTCCGCGGCCGGCTCGACGACGTCGTGCGGCCGCGCGGGATCACGGTCACGCAGTACACGGCGCTGACGGTGCTGGAGCAGCATCCGGGAATGAGCTCAGCGCAGCTGGCGCGACACGCGTTCGTGTCGGCGCAGGCGATGGAGGGCGTCGTGCGGGCGCTCCTGGACGCCGGCCTCATCGAGCGCGTGCGCGACCCGGAGAACCGCCGGCGCATGGCGATCTCTCTCACTCCCGAAGGCATCGCGCTGCTCGAGGCCTGCCGCGACGACGTCGACCGCATCGAGGCCGAGGCCTTCGCGGGACTGTCGGGGGTCGAGCGTACGGCTCTCGGTCGCTGGCTGCAGGAGGCCCGCAGAGCGCTGGAGCATCCCGCACCGCCTGTTGACTGA
- a CDS encoding MFS transporter: protein MATPPRTAARPPSRAASLAMLVAAVCLVAANMRPAITGLGPLLDQIGADTGMSLTALGVLAAVPLVAWALFSPLAHELSRRFGQPRVLLWSLLVLLAGTLMRSIPGPVVSLWIGTAVIGIGIAIINVLMPAVVKREFPGHVPAVTATYTALLAGMGAVSSGVVVPISHLEIGGVAAGWRFALLVTGAALLPFAVAAWWWAHRGSRSIHDHTKSPRGRTGIWSDPIAWLVAVYMGLQASMFYMFVTWLAPLSMSTGRSEVVAGIDVMVYQLFSLAGCLLLPLILRGGLERWAPALIPSLAIIGVAGLMVAPGAVLVWGSLIGLTGGATLAMSLTLMAQRARDHDTSAALSGMSQSVGYVIAALGPVAFGGLHSLTGDWVASLALVLVVLVGLTVVGVFAGRDRFVLERR, encoded by the coding sequence ATGGCCACACCGCCGCGCACCGCCGCGCGCCCGCCGTCGCGGGCCGCCTCGCTCGCGATGCTCGTCGCGGCCGTGTGCCTGGTCGCGGCGAACATGCGTCCGGCCATCACCGGGCTCGGGCCGCTGCTGGACCAGATCGGCGCCGACACCGGGATGTCGCTCACCGCGCTCGGCGTCCTCGCGGCGGTGCCGCTCGTCGCGTGGGCACTGTTCTCCCCGCTCGCGCACGAGCTGAGCCGCCGGTTCGGCCAGCCCCGCGTGCTGCTGTGGTCGCTGCTCGTGCTGCTGGCGGGCACACTGATGCGGTCGATCCCCGGACCCGTCGTGAGCCTGTGGATCGGCACGGCGGTGATCGGAATCGGCATCGCGATCATCAACGTCCTCATGCCGGCGGTCGTCAAGCGGGAGTTCCCCGGGCACGTGCCGGCTGTGACCGCTACGTACACCGCGCTGCTCGCCGGCATGGGCGCGGTGTCGTCCGGTGTCGTCGTGCCGATCTCGCACCTCGAGATCGGCGGCGTCGCGGCGGGGTGGCGGTTCGCGCTCCTCGTGACCGGGGCGGCGCTGCTGCCGTTCGCCGTCGCAGCGTGGTGGTGGGCGCACCGCGGATCGCGAAGCATTCACGATCACACGAAGTCGCCGCGCGGGCGCACCGGCATCTGGTCGGACCCCATCGCCTGGCTCGTCGCCGTCTACATGGGGCTGCAGGCATCCATGTTCTACATGTTCGTCACCTGGCTCGCGCCGCTGTCGATGTCGACGGGCCGGTCCGAGGTCGTCGCGGGCATCGACGTCATGGTCTACCAGCTGTTCTCGCTGGCGGGCTGCCTGCTGCTGCCGCTCATCCTGCGGGGCGGCCTCGAGCGGTGGGCGCCGGCGCTGATCCCCTCGCTCGCGATCATCGGTGTCGCGGGACTCATGGTGGCACCCGGCGCCGTGCTGGTGTGGGGCTCGCTGATCGGGCTCACCGGAGGCGCCACGCTCGCGATGTCGCTCACGTTGATGGCCCAGCGTGCCCGCGACCACGACACCTCCGCCGCCCTGTCGGGCATGTCCCAATCGGTCGGATACGTCATCGCCGCCCTCGGCCCCGTCGCCTTCGGCGGCCTCCACAGTCTCACCGGCGACTGGGTCGCGTCCCTGGCACTGGTCCTTGTGGTCCTGGTGGGGCTCACCGTTGTCGGGGTGTTCGCCGGTCGCGACCGGTTCGTGCTCGAGCGTCGCTGA